The Calditerrivibrio sp. genomic interval CAAATGCCCAGGATATGGTGCTTAAGGGTGAAGCTGATGTATTGACAAGCTTTTTTTACAGTACCGAAAGGGACAAAATATTTGATTTCACTAAGCCTGTCTTCAAAATTCCAGCTTCCATATTCGTAAGACCAAATAACACCAGTATAAAAAGTATTGACGATCTGAACAACAAAAAAGTGGCAATACAAAAAGGTGATTATGCTATAAGTTATATCAAATCAAAAAATATAAACATTGACCTTGTGACAACAGAAGATTTCCATGCAGCAACGAATAGGTTAATAAAAGGTGACGTTGATGCAGTAATAGGTGACGAACAGATCATCTTTTTTTATCTAAACAAATTTGATTTAACATCCGAAGTAAAAACTGTAGGTCAACCCCTGTATACAGGTCTTAACTGTATGGCCACAAAAGAGGGCAACAAGATTTTAATCTCCATACTGAATAAAGGGATCCTAAAAGCCCAAAAAGCTGGTGTTTTGGATTCTATAAATAAAAAATGGTTTGGCATCTATCCCGACAATACTTATAAAAAGGCCTTATCTTTTTTTATAGTCTTTCTAATTATTCTCTTTATTTTGTTAATCATACTCTGGTTTTGGAACATTATACTTAATAAGAAGGTTAAAGAAAAAACAACCCACCTCACAGAGATCAACCAAAGCCTGCAACAGTCAAATAACAAGCTCAACGCTATTTTTCAAGCCTCTCCAGATGGCATAGGGATATGCTCTCTGGAAGGGGAGCTTCTTTTTATATCGGACAATTTTGCCAAAATGTATCATATACCGGTTGAAGAAAAGGAGTTCTATTTGGGTAAAAGTGTGTTTAGTTTTTTAGACCCATTATATGTAAACAGTGCAAAAGAGCATTTTCAACAACTGCTCAAAGGAGAAAAAAAAGAAAAATTGTCAGAATACTTAGCAATAAACAAACAGAATCAACGATTCTGGATAGAAGTAAGTTCATCAGTAATCTATGGTAAAAACAATAAACCAGAAAATATTATTTTCATCGTAAGGGATATCACAGAAAGAAAAAAATTAGAGCAGGAATTGATGGAGTATTATACCCGCATAGAACAAAATAAGGCTCAAGCTGAAGAACTAAAAGAAAAAGCTGAAAAAGCAAACAAAGCCAAAAGCGATTTCCTTGCCATAATAAGCCATGAGCTAAGAACACCCCTTAACGCTCTACTCGGCTATCTCGAACTGTTAAGCTTTAATCCCAATAAACTTAACGAATATTTACCGATAATGATCTCATCCGGTGAATTACTAAAAACACTAATAAACGATATAAGTGACCTCAACAAAATAGAACAAGGTAGATTCGAACTTATTGAAAAAAGGTTTAATCTCAGTGAACTGCAAAAAGATATCATCTACAACTCAAAATTAAGTAACGAAAGTAAAAACTATGATATATCTTTTGACATAGATCCAATGGATATAAATGTTGTGGGAGACAATTTGAGACTCAAACAGGTAATGTTAAACATAATCAATAATGCAAAAAAATATACTACAAATGGCAGCATAAAAGTTTGCTTTAAAAAATTATACGAAGATCATGGGAAAATAAGATTTCTCTTTTCCGTGGAAGATACAGGTATTGGCATAAAAGAAGAGAACCTACAAAGGATCTTTTTACCTTTTCAGAGGATTAACGATGATAAAAACCAAAAAAAGCATGGCTCTGGCATTGGCCTTTATATCTCAAAAACTATTATAGAAATGATGGGTAGTACGATAGAGGTAAAAAGTGAATACGGAAAAGGGTCCACATTTTATTTCGAACTGGAATTGCACAAAGCTACCCCCGAAATGTTTATAAACGAGGAGACCAATTATGACTTTTCAAAGCTCAAGGCTTTGATTGTGGAAGACAATACAGTAAATGCATTAATAGCTCAAGAGATGCTTAGAAAACTCAATATCCAATCATCTATCGCGACAAATGGCAAACAGGCCATTGAGATGCTAAAGCAAGAATCATTCGATTTTGTATTGATGGATATTCAAATGCCAGAAATGGATGGATTAGAAACCACGAGAAAAATAAGGGAGATGGGTTTGGATACAAAAATATATGCGATGTCAGCAAATGTTTATCAGAAGGATTTTGACGAAGCGTTAGCAAGTGGTATGAACGACTTCTGCCCAAAACCCATTTCATTGGAGATGTTAAAAAAACTTCTCATAAAACACTTCCCCGTCATCACCTGATATTTTTCAAAACATTTTCTATATCTACCACAGAATACCCCTCCGAAAAACATCCTAAACCGGCATCACAGTTAAAATAACTTAATTTCTCTATGAGTTTATCAGCGGTGATATCATCTATAAACTCTAAAGCAAGTATCCTTTCTAAAATATAATCGGGTAGGCCTCCTGTTTTGTTTTGCATTTTTGCAAGAGTTTTAACCTCTTCTAATCTATTCACCATTGCCTCCTATGATAAAAATATCTAAAAAAAGTAAGCTTTTAATCAGCCTTTAATCAGCCTTTAATCACTCACTTAAACATATTATAATATTTTTAAAATAAATTAAACTATTGACTTTGCAATAAATTTCTTTATAAATTAATTTATGGTAAATCGGATTAAGCAAAAGTCTTACATCATTTCGGTAGCAAGCGGTAAAGGTGGCGTTGGTAAGAGTAACTTTGCCCTTAACTTAGCACTATCATTAGCCAGATTGGGCTACAAGACTTGTCTATTTGATGCCGACTTATCTTTGGGGAATGCTGATATCCTACTGGGCTCCAAACCCTCCTATACAATAGAACACCTACTTTCCGATGAAATCTCCTTAAGTGATATCATCTTTACCTCTGAAAAATATCCCAATTTCTACCTCATACCAGCAGGCAACGGTGTAGCTAGACTTGCAACACTTTCCAAAAAAGATAGGATTAAAATTTTTCAAAAACTAACTGAATTCAGAGAAAACGTTGATTTTCTCATTATAGATTGTGCAGCTGGTGCATCAAACGATGTCCTTCAATTTGTCAAACTTGCAGATATCATGGTACTTATGATCATTCCAGAAGTAACTTCCATTAAAGATGCCTATGGACTTTTAAAAATACTAAAAAGCAAAAATATTATTAAAAATACTCAGGTAGTTATCAATAGAGCTCAGAATAAGACCCAGGTAAACAACATATTTTCAAAATTTAAAGAAGCGGTTAATAATTTTTTAAATTTAGAGATCTCTCTTCTAGGGCCTGTTCCAGAGGAGCCTTTGGTAAGAGAAGCCGTCAACAGACAAACCCCTGTCGTAAACCTTGCCCCCAATGGCGTTACAGCAAGGATATTCACTGAGTTTGCAAAAAATTTTATAAACAGTAAAAAACCCAACATGGATATCATAGAGTTTTTTAGTGAGATATTTACCTCAGAAGAAGGAAATGGTGAAATAGATGGGAGCAAAGAATACTCAGATATTAGGCAGGAAACAGATACCAGTCAAAACCAGCCAAAAGCTGTAGAGCTAACAAGTAACGAAACGTTTTTCATAGCTAATATTGAAAAATCTATCCAGAACCTATCCAAAGAGTTAGGGCAATTAAACAAAATCTTCAATATTTATGCCCGTAAGCATTATATCCAAAAGGAAGAAAAGATATATTTTAACAACTTTGAAGTGGGGCAAGATCTCATTTTTGTTTACAAAGAAGATAGGTTTTTTTCCACAAAGATCATCGGCTGGGATCTCGGCAAATATATCCTCATTGAAGCAACTCCCCCAGTTATAGAGATGCTAAGCCAAAACAAAGAGTGTAAAATAAGATACATGTACAGAGATAAACTGGTGGAGTTTACCACCAGAGCTATTCAGCTAATAACAGAATTTAGCGATATCATAAAGATTTCATATCCAAAAAATTACAAAGAATACAGCCTTAGAAACAACAAACGCTATCCGGTCAACAGAGAGTGTAAAATCTACATCAACGACTTACCACCATTTTCTGGTACAGTACTTGATATAAGCTTAAATGGACTTTTACTCTCTTCCACCAAACCATTGGAGATAGGCTCCTTTATAAGACTCAATTTCATTTTACCCAATGGAAAAAAGATCGACAGCCTTGTGGGTATGGTAAAAAATCTCAGAGATGCAAACAACTACGGCATATTTATACAAGAGCTCTCTCCAACAACTATAAAGTATATCTCTGAATACATAGAGCTTTATGATCAGCTTTTAGGGGAAGAAACAAAAACCACCTCAAAAACAACCCTCACCGGTAATCTCGGTAGTATCAACATTAAAGAACTCATTGATCTAATCGCAAGATCGAAAAAGAACACATTACTTGAAGTTGTTGGCAAAGAGATCTTTGGTAAGGTATATTTTAAGCAAGGGAATATTATCCATGCAGAAACTGAAAATAACAATGGCGTAGAGGCATTCTACGAAATCATGACTATTACCGACGGAGAATTCAATCTCTTTGATTGTAACGACTATGTTAAGCAAACTATTTCTGATACGGTTAACAAACTTTTGGTGGATGCTGAATTTATACAGTCTGCTCCAAATGATAAAAAATAAAGCAATCAAGGAGGAAGCATGAAGAGATTCTTCTGGTTAGTCCCCATTATTACACTATTTATAGCCTGTTCTTCGATTACCGATATTCAGCAGGTATCCATTAATAAAAACGCAAAAATCTATGTATCAACCTTTAAAAACAATACAGAAACCTATCTTGCCGGCGAAAGGGCTTCCAACATAACTAAAACACTACTAAAAGTCAAAGGGTATAATGTTATAAACATATTAGATGAAAAAAATGTTGAAGAGAAATACGATATAGAAAAGATAAAAGCATCGGCAAAAAATGCTGGAGCTGATATTTTAGTCACAGGTGAAGTTAATGAATGGCGCTACAAAACTGGAATCGATGGTGAACCTGCTGTAGGACTATCCATAGCTTTTTTTGACATTAACACTGAAAAAACTATCTATTCAGCAATAGGCGCCAAAACCGGGTGGGGGCATGAATCCATAACAACAATAGCACAAAAGTTAGTCAATGATCTTTTAAAATAATATAAAAATGAAGTTATTTAAAAGATCCTATTTTGATGTTGCAACACTATCCGTTCTATTTGAAATAGTGTTGTTCAGTTTGATATACTTTACCATTGGCTTTTTATATAATAAGTCTGATCCCCTCCTTTTTTCCTCTGAAATAAACTTCCTGCTTATACTACTATCCACAATAACCCTTTTCTATGGCCTAAATAAAGGTCTTATTTTACTTGTTATATTTGCTGGGGTGATGTTTTTATACTACAAACCCTTCCCCTTTATGACATTTGTGGAGAATTTAATTATAGTGCTTATATGTGGAGAATTCCATTTTTTTTATAAAAGAACTATCAGAAGATTAAATGAAGAACATTCATATATTACATCAAAATTTAATCAACTGCGGAACTCTTTTTACCTGTTAAAGCTTTCCCATGATCAACTTGAGAGAAGCTTTCTGCTAAAGCCTGTGAGCATTAGATCTATACTAGACGACATTAAAAGTATGTTAATATGGGATAAGGATGAGGCAGCTAAAAAGCTTGTCAATCTGATTGCAAAAAACTTAGGTGTTGTTCAGGCTGGATTATTTTTAATAGCAAAGGATGAATTAAAACCAACAGTGTTCATAAATGAAGAGTTTAAGCTTAACAAATTTAATATGCTACTTAAAAAAGCTATGGAAGAAAAAAGGGCTACCTTTATCTCCGAAGAGTTTGAAAATCTAAAAAATTATGAATACATAGCCGTAATTCCAGCAATAAACTGTGAAGACACTATAGTGGGGTATCTCATCATAAAGGAGATGAAGTTTTTATCGTATAATAGAGAAAATATGTTAACGATCTCCATAATAATGTCTATCTTTGCAGACTTTTTAACACAAAATGAGGTTTTGGATAAACTGAATGCGGTTTCAGAGGTACTAATTTTTGAACCTGAATTTAATTATGAACTGATCAAGCTGTATTCACTTAAAGAAAAGTTTGATATAACTAGTACTTATGTGATTTTCAGATATACCCCTGATCTTCAAATCAATAAAAATAGACTTTTTGACTTTATAAGAAATAGCATAAGAACAGTGGATTTAGTTTACGAACTTCAAAACTCCATCGTAGTTCTGTTGCCACTTATATCTTTAGACGGTGCCAAATCATTTCAAAGCAGAATCAACAATCTTATAAGAAATAAACTGAATTTTGATCCGGATAAGATTGATGAACGTATCATCGTTTTCAGTGATTATAATACCGATATTCAGATAATAAAAGAATATGCAAATTAAGTTTTTGTATTACTCCATATTAGCTGAAGGGTTAGCATTGGGAACATTAATAATAAACAACATCTATGGCTATCTTCTGTTTTATCTCATCCATACTATAGCAAGTCTTCTTATTTCATTGTTTCTACACCAATTTCTTCCGCCCCATTTTAGGACTAAAAGAAATCATTTTATAATCACCACAACCCTTATTATATCAGCAACATTTATAATAGGCTTTATCTCATCAATCGTTGTTTATTTGTATGTTATGCGAAAGCAAAAGGATCAAGAATTAATCCCTATGATCCAGATATCCCATAAAGATTATGACGACTTTCCAAACATAAAAAGGAACTTTGGGGAGGCTTCAGCAACAAAACTTGATGGCCCCAAAAACTATAAAATAAAACTATTATCCATGATTTCAGAATTCAAAACCAGAGACACATTAGCAGTAGTACAAAAAGGGGTCAGTGAGGAGGATGATGAAGTAAGACTAACAAGCTTTAGCATTATAAACAGATTCACATCCCAGATAAACAATATAATAAAAATAAAGTTAGATGAATACGAAAAATCCACCGACGAACTTAAAAAGGCTGAAATCGCTGTGGAACTTGCCAAAAACTATTGGGAGCTTATCTACTATGGGCTCTCCGACAAAGAGCTCGAAAAATATATCCTATTTATGATAGAAAAATACACTTTTTTCGCCATAAACATCAATCCAGACGATCCAGAGATAAGTTTTCTAAAAGGGAAATTACACCTGTACAAATATGAGCTCAGTAGCGCAGAAGAAAGCTTTTTAAATGCAATCAATAAAGGTTTAGAAGGTGAAAAAGTCTACCCTTACCTTGCTGAAGTCTATTTTTATAAAAAAGATTTTAAAAAGGTAAAAGAGCTAATAATGGAAATAGCTATTTTAGAACGATTGGATCCCAGACTGTTTACCATAATGAAGATGTGGACCCAGACATGAACCCCTTTAAAAAGTCTGATCATGTAGATATAGTAATATTAGCAGAGGGCACTTTCCCATACATAAAAGGTGGTGTATCTTCGTGGATATACCAGTTGATTACCGGATTGCCAGAGTTCAAATTTGGTATAATCTTTATTGGGAGTAGACCGGAAGACTACAAAGATATATCTTATTCAATACCTGAAAATCTCGTTTACTTTGAGAAATGCTATCTCTTTGATATATCTTCCTACCCTAAAGCAAGGAAAATAAAGGGGAGAAAGTCTGAATTGAAATTGATCAACGAACTCCATAACTTCTTTTTATCAAGAAGTGGAGAACTATCGGATGAAACCAAAAACCTCCATTTCTATAACAAAACGATCACAGAAGAGAAATTCTTATATAATAAGTTATTTTTTAATAGGATGGTTGAGCAATACCTCAAAAAATGCCCAGATTTTCCGTTCATAGATTATATCTGGACAATAAGAAACTCCCATTCTGCCCTGTGGAAATTGACAAAGGCAGGTTTGAATCTCCCCAGAGTACATCTTTTTCATAGTCCATCAACAGGCTATGCAGGTTTTTTAGGTGGAATGTTAAAGTTTACTTACAGATCTCCCTATATACTGACAGAGCATGGTATCTATACACGGGAAAGGAAAATAGACCTATTAACTGCCGATTGGTTAAAATACCACAAACCAAATCTACTAAGGGAGGTTACTGAAGAAAACTACCTTAAAAATATATGGATAAATTTCTTTCAGGGATTAAGCTATTTTTCCTACTATGCAGCAGATAAGATCCTCTCCCTCTATTATGGAGCCAGGGATGTACAACTGGAGTATGGAGCAGATATAGCTAAAACTGCTGTCATCCCAAACGGAGTAGACACTCAACGGTATGAAAAGATATCAAATATCCCAAGGGACAAAAAAATAATTACCCTAATAGGAAGAGTAGTTCCGATAAAGGATATAAAAACCTTTATCAGAAGTATCAGAATCCTTGCTAACATGTTTAACGATGTAGAAGGGTGGATCGTTGGCCCAGAAGATGAGGATGAAGAATACGTAAAAGAATGCAAAGATATGGTAAAAACTCTTTCCCTCGAACAAAATGTTAAATTTTTAGGATTCCAAAAGGTGGACGACATCTTATCAAAAACCAAAATTCTTACTCTAACCTCCATAAGTGAAGGGATGCCTTTGGTGATTTTAGAGGCCTTTGCCTCTGGAGTCCCAGTTGTTGCCACCGATGTTGGATCTTGCAGAGAGTTGATCTATGGTAGTTTAGACGATTATGATAAATCTCTTGGAAGCGCCGGTCATGTGGTAAAGATATCAAACCCCACCGCCTTAGCAGAAGCCTACAAAGATCTTATAACCGATGAAGAAAAATGGCAAAGGTGTAGAGAAGTGGCCCTAAAAAGAGTAAAAAAATATTATTCCCAAGAGCTTTTTTTCGAAAATTATCGAAATATTTATAACGAGTATATAAAGTATGGCAGGCATCGGGTTTGAGCTCAGGAAGATCTTAAAAGAAAACAGTCTTTTATCCCTGTTTAAAGTTTACGGGTATTCTGCTGTTCTATCTTCTGGATCCTGGATAATCTCTATACTAAGTATAATCTTCGTAG includes:
- a CDS encoding PelD GGDEF domain-containing protein; the encoded protein is MKLFKRSYFDVATLSVLFEIVLFSLIYFTIGFLYNKSDPLLFSSEINFLLILLSTITLFYGLNKGLILLVIFAGVMFLYYKPFPFMTFVENLIIVLICGEFHFFYKRTIRRLNEEHSYITSKFNQLRNSFYLLKLSHDQLERSFLLKPVSIRSILDDIKSMLIWDKDEAAKKLVNLIAKNLGVVQAGLFLIAKDELKPTVFINEEFKLNKFNMLLKKAMEEKRATFISEEFENLKNYEYIAVIPAINCEDTIVGYLIIKEMKFLSYNRENMLTISIIMSIFADFLTQNEVLDKLNAVSEVLIFEPEFNYELIKLYSLKEKFDITSTYVIFRYTPDLQINKNRLFDFIRNSIRTVDLVYELQNSIVVLLPLISLDGAKSFQSRINNLIRNKLNFDPDKIDERIIVFSDYNTDIQIIKEYAN
- a CDS encoding transporter substrate-binding domain-containing protein; amino-acid sequence: MRKSIVFLTAIIALMFIFFINQMLYKNTELNSSEINYLKSKKEIVFISQNNYQPFEFLSNNLQSSGMMIDLIRWISTEFGFEPVFKNTTFANAQDMVLKGEADVLTSFFYSTERDKIFDFTKPVFKIPASIFVRPNNTSIKSIDDLNNKKVAIQKGDYAISYIKSKNINIDLVTTEDFHAATNRLIKGDVDAVIGDEQIIFFYLNKFDLTSEVKTVGQPLYTGLNCMATKEGNKILISILNKGILKAQKAGVLDSINKKWFGIYPDNTYKKALSFFIVFLIILFILLIILWFWNIILNKKVKEKTTHLTEINQSLQQSNNKLNAIFQASPDGIGICSLEGELLFISDNFAKMYHIPVEEKEFYLGKSVFSFLDPLYVNSAKEHFQQLLKGEKKEKLSEYLAINKQNQRFWIEVSSSVIYGKNNKPENIIFIVRDITERKKLEQELMEYYTRIEQNKAQAEELKEKAEKANKAKSDFLAIISHELRTPLNALLGYLELLSFNPNKLNEYLPIMISSGELLKTLINDISDLNKIEQGRFELIEKRFNLSELQKDIIYNSKLSNESKNYDISFDIDPMDINVVGDNLRLKQVMLNIINNAKKYTTNGSIKVCFKKLYEDHGKIRFLFSVEDTGIGIKEENLQRIFLPFQRINDDKNQKKHGSGIGLYISKTIIEMMGSTIEVKSEYGKGSTFYFELELHKATPEMFINEETNYDFSKLKALIVEDNTVNALIAQEMLRKLNIQSSIATNGKQAIEMLKQESFDFVLMDIQMPEMDGLETTRKIREMGLDTKIYAMSANVYQKDFDEALASGMNDFCPKPISLEMLKKLLIKHFPVIT
- a CDS encoding DUF4388 domain-containing protein; this translates as MDIIEFFSEIFTSEEGNGEIDGSKEYSDIRQETDTSQNQPKAVELTSNETFFIANIEKSIQNLSKELGQLNKIFNIYARKHYIQKEEKIYFNNFEVGQDLIFVYKEDRFFSTKIIGWDLGKYILIEATPPVIEMLSQNKECKIRYMYRDKLVEFTTRAIQLITEFSDIIKISYPKNYKEYSLRNNKRYPVNRECKIYINDLPPFSGTVLDISLNGLLLSSTKPLEIGSFIRLNFILPNGKKIDSLVGMVKNLRDANNYGIFIQELSPTTIKYISEYIELYDQLLGEETKTTSKTTLTGNLGSINIKELIDLIARSKKNTLLEVVGKEIFGKVYFKQGNIIHAETENNNGVEAFYEIMTITDGEFNLFDCNDYVKQTISDTVNKLLVDAEFIQSAPNDKK
- the pelF gene encoding GT4 family glycosyltransferase PelF — translated: MNPFKKSDHVDIVILAEGTFPYIKGGVSSWIYQLITGLPEFKFGIIFIGSRPEDYKDISYSIPENLVYFEKCYLFDISSYPKARKIKGRKSELKLINELHNFFLSRSGELSDETKNLHFYNKTITEEKFLYNKLFFNRMVEQYLKKCPDFPFIDYIWTIRNSHSALWKLTKAGLNLPRVHLFHSPSTGYAGFLGGMLKFTYRSPYILTEHGIYTRERKIDLLTADWLKYHKPNLLREVTEENYLKNIWINFFQGLSYFSYYAADKILSLYYGARDVQLEYGADIAKTAVIPNGVDTQRYEKISNIPRDKKIITLIGRVVPIKDIKTFIRSIRILANMFNDVEGWIVGPEDEDEEYVKECKDMVKTLSLEQNVKFLGFQKVDDILSKTKILTLTSISEGMPLVILEAFASGVPVVATDVGSCRELIYGSLDDYDKSLGSAGHVVKISNPTALAEAYKDLITDEEKWQRCREVALKRVKKYYSQELFFENYRNIYNEYIKYGRHRV